Proteins encoded in a region of the Nicotiana tomentosiformis chromosome 9, ASM39032v3, whole genome shotgun sequence genome:
- the LOC117279555 gene encoding glycine-rich protein HC1-like, which yields MGSKAFMFLGLCLAIFVMISSEVLARELAETSTTSEEDSKKSNNKNEVHEAQYGGGGYPARYPAAGYPVPGGGISVGGGGYPNGGRGGGGYPGGGRGRGGGG from the exons ATGGGTTCCAAGGCATTTATGTTTCTTGGCCTTTGTTTGGCCATTTTTGTAATGATAAGCTCTGAGGTTTTAGCTAGGGAGTTGGCTGAGACTTCCACCACTTCAGAAGAGGACT CAAAGAAATCCAATAACAAGAATGAAGTACATGAAGCTCAATACGGCGGTGGAGGATACCCTGCCAGATACCCTGCCGCCGGATACCCAGTTCCTGGTGGCGGAATCTCTGTCGGTGGTGGCGGATATCCTAATGGCGGCCGTGGTGGTGGTGGCTATCCTGGCGGTGGACGCGGACGCGGAGGTGGTGGATGA